Below is a genomic region from Spirosoma radiotolerans.
TGGGTTCATCATAAAAGACCTGTACCAGATAGGCGAACCCAGCAAGAAAAACCACCCCGGTAACCACAATCAATGACAGATGCAGGGTATCCGGTTTATAAGTGGCGAGATAGCTGCCGAAGATCCACATAGCTCCGTAGTGGGTCATATAGATTGGATAAGAAAGTTTACCCAGGAACACACACAGTTTTTCAAGTCCCGGCGACAGGGTAGCTCCTGCTCCAGCCACAAGCAGGGCCGGAAAATAGAGTAGCACAATGATCGGCTCGGTCAATCCGTTCCACTGGGTGAAGGGCATGAGGAAAGCCAGTATAAGTAACCCCGCCACCCCCACGAAGCCAAGGCCATTCTTCAGAATCCAGTTGGCCCGGTAAATGAACAACCCGGCTAGAAATGAGTACGCGATTCGGGCACCCCCATCCCAGAAGGTAGGCCCGGACCAACCGCCCAACAGATTACCTGCCCGATAGCTAACCAGGCAGAGTACTGTTGCCGCCAGTACGATAAATACGGACAGATAGCGACGGCTGATCCGGTAGAGTACCAGGGCATAAATGATATTGGCCACATATTCCCAGAATAACGACCACGCGGGCGCATTAAAGCTAAACAGGTTGAAAGCCCGCTCTTTCATGATGGGCAGCGGAATGAGGCATAGCGAACAAACAAAGGTCAGCAACAGGTTTGCCCGATCCGATAAATCGGGATGAGCAGCAAAGGGATCGAACAGAAAGCCCAGCAAACCAAGTACGGACCCTAAAATGACCAGGGGATGCAGTCGGATCAGTCGTAGTCTGAAAAACGCGGCAAGTCCGAGCCGACGAATTCGGTCGTCATAGGCGTAGCCCATGACAAAGCCCGATAAGCAAAAGAAAAAATCGACGGCTAAAAAACCGTGGGCGATGAAG
It encodes:
- a CDS encoding acyltransferase family protein; its protein translation is MGELKSATLSTKPHFAILDGLRGVAALAIVIFHFMEWVYPDPSRNFIAHGFLAVDFFFCLSGFVMGYAYDDRIRRLGLAAFFRLRLIRLHPLVILGSVLGLLGFLFDPFAAHPDLSDRANLLLTFVCSLCLIPLPIMKERAFNLFSFNAPAWSLFWEYVANIIYALVLYRISRRYLSVFIVLAATVLCLVSYRAGNLLGGWSGPTFWDGGARIAYSFLAGLFIYRANWILKNGLGFVGVAGLLILAFLMPFTQWNGLTEPIIVLLYFPALLVAGAGATLSPGLEKLCVFLGKLSYPIYMTHYGAMWIFGSYLATYKPDTLHLSLIVVTGVVFLAGFAYLVQVFYDEPIRRYLAGRR